A segment of the Candidatus Zixiibacteriota bacterium genome:
CCGGTATGCACAAGCAGTCCTTCTTTGAGCAATACGCGCACGAATACGATGCGCTCACGAACGCCTCCACACGGGTCGATAAACATCGTCAGGAGGTAGCGGCGCTGATTGAGCGGTTCAATCCAACCCGCGTGCTCGATGCCGGCTGCGCCACCGGATTGACCAGTTCGCTGTTTGCGGAGGCCGGCGTTGCCACCGTGGGTCTTGATCGGTCGCGTGCGATGCTGACGGTGGCACGCCGTAAGTTCGCCGGAGCAAGCTTGCCGCTTCGCTTTCAATATGGGAGGTTTGAGGCATTACCCAGGAGTCTCGACGTGCGTTTCGATCTGATCGTCTGTCTGGCGAACAGTATCACCGGCGTGAATTCGATAGCGAATCTGAAGCGCAGTCTGATGAACTTCAAGCGAGCGCTCAAACCGGGTGGAGCGCTCGTCATCCAGCTGCGAAATATCAATGCCATCAAACAGGGAGAGATCGTGCCGGTCCGTGCCACTCAGCACGACGGTATCCTTTATCTCAGATATATGGAGCGGATCGGCTCCCGCACGATCCTTCACATCGTTCGGGCAGACCTGAGCAGCCGTCCGGTAACATTCGAACCGTTCCGTAATGAGAGTGAGAACTTCTCGTTTGCACAGATCCGGTCGGCGTTACGAGCGATAGGCTGGCGTCATATCACGGCTTACTCCGATCTGACACTAAAGAGTCGATTCGTCCGACACTCGGTCGACTTGGTCTTCGTGGCGTACCCCCCGACGGCGCGTTAATCGTTGCTTTCAACAGCAGTTTCCGTATCTTCCCGCCTTCAATATGAAGCTACTTTACGCCATTCTCGCGCTGGTTCCTCTTTACGGAGGGGGAACACCTGCTCAACCGGCCCCACGCACCGTCAGCCGGTCGGTATCGGTAGAAGCATTCCGCCCGGTCGGCAACACCAGAATCTGGACATTCGTGAGTCGGGACTCAGCCGTCGGCCAGCTTACCTCGACCATCGTTGAGCGGACTGTCCTCGACGGTCACGATGCTGTGAAGATATCCGAAAAGTTGAGTTTCGACTACCGGAAGATTGGTTCGGAGTTGACGATCAGCACCGAAGGGGACCATTTCGTTGCGCCGCAAGGGGCGTACCTTGGTGACGATCTGTCGGTATCGATAGCGGGCCAGACGGAGGCGCTGAGCATCCGTCGACAGGGGGACAGTGTTGTTACGACCTTCACACGCGCCGGCTCGAAAGTTTCGCAGGCGCGGTATTTTCCGTCGTACGGGCTGGCCTGGGATAACAACTTTCTCGACCAACTGGAAATTCTGCTGGCCCTGCGGGACCTGACGGTCGGCGATGTTGTTATCGACACCGTATTCGCCGCTCAACCGATGGTGACGTCGCCGGTACACGCCCGTGTGGATCGCTTTGGGTTTGTCCGGCTATTTGAAGGGCGGTCCGATTCCTGTTTCATAATCACGCTGATTGAGCCGCAGCAATGGGTGCTGTTTTTCACGCCAGACAAGCGACTGGTGAAAGTGGAAATGCCGGGCCAGAGCACCAAGGTATACCTCGATCTCGTTCGTCAAACTACGCAGCCGAAACCGCAAGCGGCCAGGTTGAACCTCGCGTTACTTTCTCGAATGATCCCTTCGTACCTGGGGTATTTCATCATAACCGTTCTGGCGCTGGCCTTCTACGTGCGTGGCGGTTACCGGTGGGGAGTTTCGTATATCGCGCTGATCGTTGGAGCCATACTGGCCGTGTCGGTCCCCTGGGTGCAGGAACCGATGCAGATGTGGCTGATCACCAAGTGGCTTATTCCACAGGTGACCAAGGGGGGCTCCCTCTACTTCTGGGGGTTGCTGCCCGGACTGGCGGCGGGTCTGTTCCAGACGATCCTCCTTCTGGTTGCCTTGTTTGCCGTGGTGCGGTGGCGCCGTCCTTCGACCTCCCGGATCGCCGTGATTGGGGCCTTCTGCGGCGCCGGAATTGGTCTGCTGGAGGCAGGCTACCTCGGATATGCCACTCATGCAACGACCGTCTTCTCGTTCCAGTTGCTGGAGCGCGGTTCCCTGATCCTCTTCCACGTGACCGCGGGGCTTGTCGTCGGTGATGCGCTGACAATGGACGATAGCAGTTTGCTCAAAGTGCTCGGGATCACAGTGCTGGTGAATACATTCTTCCGGTACCTGCCGGTTTTCGTCCAGCAGAAAGCGCTTTCCATTGAGATCACGTATTTCCTCATGTCTTTCGCCTGCCTGGCTATGGTGGCAGCGACGCTGCTGTATCGGCGAAAAGCCGAATAGTCCTTTGATGTTGACGGGAATGTCGGCGCTCGCTATTATCGGGCCTGTCCGAGCGGTTGTGCGGCCATGAAGTTGTTGGCCGGTGTGGTCATTTCATGCGATAGGGAGTTCGCGAAGTAGATGTCGCTAAAAGTAGCCTTTGCCGGTGTGGATATCGGCGGCACGAATATCAAGTATGGGCTCGTGGATCCAAAGGGAAAGGTCCTGTTTCGCGAGCAACGCCCCACCATGGTGGAAAAAGGGGCTGAACCGCTCATGCATCTCGTCACGAACATTGCGGAGCGTCTGTTGTATTATGCCGCAGACGAGGAGTTCGAGATCAAGAGTCTGGGAGTAGGGACTCCGGGAGCGGTCGACACGCGGATTGGCAAGGTGATCAGCCTGAGCCCGAATATCAATGGCTGGCAGGGGATGGAGATAGGACGGATTCTTCGCGAACGTCTCAATCTCCCCGTTCATGTCGATAACGATGTCAACGCCATGGCGCTCGCCGAATCCAAGTTTGGCGCCGGGGTCGGTTACAATTCGGTAATCTGTGTGGCAGTAGGTACGGGCGTAGGTGGCGGTATCGTAATCGATGGCAAGATATGGCGCGGCGCGAACTACACGGCCGGTGAAATTGGGCACCTTTCTATCGATTTCGATGGCCCCAAATGCAGGTGCGGTAGCCGGGGATGTCTTGAAGTGTACTGCTCATCCGAGGCGATGATTGAACGCGTTAAGATACTGCTTAACAATCAGTTAACGCCGACGCTTGAAGAAGTACTTGATGGCAATCTTGAAAACCTCAGCATCAAGAAGTTGTTTGCCGCGGTTAAGCGTGGGGATGAGATCGCCCAGCAAGTGGTGGATGAAACTGCCGGGTATCTGGGAGCCGGTCTGGCCGGGGTGGTGAACCTTTTGAACCCGGAGATCGTAATAATCGGTGGCGGTATTGCCGATGGCGGCGGTGGGTTTATTGAAGCCATAACGGCGGAGATACGCAAGCGGGCGTTTGGCTCGGCTGTCGAGAAACTGCGTGTCGCCAAGGCTACGCTGGGTAACGATGCCGGGTTTATCGGCGCCAGCATTCTGGGTGAATACAAGAACTGAGTTGCGGAGGATCGCATCATGGGACCGGAGACGCCGAGCTTGCCACTTACATTCAATCTGACCAAATGGCATGGCTACGGCCTTGCCGGGATCTATCTGCTGTATGCCGGGGTGAAGATCATCCTGTCGTTTCTCGACAGAACGTACGCCGACATGGGACAGTCATTCCTGTTTCTGATCGTCGGTATCATCCTCATATCGGTTGTCTTCGCGTACCGCGATCTGAAAGCGTGGGGTTGGTATGGTCTGGTAGTTATGAACGCGGTCGTCATTCTCCTTAGTTTGTTCGGACTTAGCCATTATGAATATATCGTGATGATGGTATTGTCGCTGGCATCGCTGGCGCTTTTGTTTGCCGCTCCGACCAAACGGTTCGTGTTCAAGAGCCGATAAAACCATTTGACATCGCCGAAAATCCGGATAATTTTCCGGTTCCCGACAAGCAAAGTCTGTTCTGGCGCCCTAGCTCAGTTGGTAGAGCAACGGACTGAAAATCCGTGTGTCCGCAGTTCGATTCTGCGGGGCGCCATTTTCTTTGTCTCACCTGCCGCGCAATAATGCCGTGGAATCTCAGTGCCTTACCTGAGGGCTGTGCTCTTTGGTGCTCGGTTGAATCGATGAAACTGAAAGAGAATGACACCGAGCAGGACCGCCACCAAAGCGACGGCGACGACTGCGATCAAGATCAGAAGGATGAGCCAGATTGACATTCAACCGCTCCTTTGTCTTAAGGTACCAGTCAGCCTGCCCGTTTGGGAGAGGCTCTGTATCGTGAACTGATCTGTGTCGGTCGCTATACACTCGAAAGTGGATAGTGTACTCCCGAGTGTACTTTCACGCCTTATGAGAATAAAACAAGTTGACTGTTTAGGCCATTATTGTATAGTTTCCAATGTACGGGATTTAGAAACTAACGCAAGACAAATAAAACCGGAATGAATCGACTCCCTCGGCAACTGACTCCGCTACTGGTGATCTTTGTGGTCGCTATAGGCAGTCTGTTCGTCGCACGTCATCTGCTCGTCCCAAGGACTTTCGGCGAATACGGTCACTATCGCGCCGCCGCGGTAGGGGAGATCGCCGGACAGGAGTTCACCTATGCGGGATCGCTCGCGTGCGCAGATTGTCATAGCGATGTCTACGACCTCAAGCAAAACTCATTTCATGCCGGCGTGGCATGCGAGGTCTGTCATGGACCGGCCAAAAGACATGTCGACGCCCCGGATGAGTTCGTCCCGGAGAAGCCGAAAGGCCGTGGGTTCTGCCCCTTGTGTCACGGTTATAACCCATCGCGCCCCTCCGGTTTTCCGCAGATTTTGCCCGATGTTCATAATGCCGGAAAAGCGTGTATGACCTGTCACGAGCCGCATAATCCGACGCTACCGCACCCACCGGAGGAATGCAGCGCTTGCCATCGCGAGATAGCCAGCAAAAAGATGGTCTCGCGGCACACGAACGTAGCATGTACCGTTTGTCATACCGTTCCCCCCGAACATTATCAAAACCCGCGACTGGCGCTGGCCAAGAAACCTCTCAGCAAGGCGGTGTGTGGCCAGTGTCATGCGAGCGACGCTTCGAGTTCAAGAGAAATCCCACGGGTCGATATGACCGCGCACGGCGGTCGGTACCAATGCTGGGATTGCCATTACCCCCATTATCCGGAGGCAATACAATGAAGAAACTCGGTACGGATATGCCCCGGCGAGAATTCCTTGAGAATTGCTCGCGCGCCTTGCCCCCCTGGCTGCTTGTTTTTTCGGTGGTCGGTTCGGCCGAGTCCCTGGTAGCAGACGAAGAAGGCCAATATGATGCCTCAAAGCACAACTATGCCATGGGCGTCGATATTCATCGATGTATCGGGTGTGGTCGTTGTGCCGATGCCTGTAAGAAGGAGAATAAGGTCCCGCTGGAGCCCACTTTCTTCCGAACCTGGGTCGAGCGATACATAATTCCGACGAGCGGGGAGGCAAGAGTCGACAGCCCCAACGGCGGTATTGACGGATTCCCTGAACCACAGGAGGATATCGATGTCCTCCGGACCTTCTTCGTCCCCAAGCTGTGTAACCACTGTGCCAATCCACCGTGCGTGCAGGTCTGTCCTGTCGGGGCGACGTTTGAGTCGCGCGACGGCGTCGTTCTGGTAGATGATTCCTATTGCGTCGGTTGCCGGTATTGTATCCAGGCATGCCCCTATGGCGCTCGGTACCTGCATCCGGAAAAGAAAGTCGCCGATAAGTGCACATTCTGTTACCATCGGATCACAAAAGGACTGGCGCCGGCATGCGTCGAGGTATGTCCGACCCAGGCGCGAATTTTCGGAGAATCCGGCCAACAGAGCAGCCCGCTCCGACATTTCTTGCGCTTCAATGATGTGAGCGTGCTCAAACCCTGGCTTAATACCTCGCCGAAAGTGTACTATGCAAACGCAGATGGGGAAGTGAGGTAACCCGTGTTATTCGCATCGATTGCGGCGGTCCAGAACCTTCCCGAAGCGACCGGCTACATGTATCCGAATGAATTTGAGCTCCATTGGGGCTTGCTTATTGTCGTTTACCCTTATTTGACCGGTCTGGTCGCCGGGGCCTTTATTCTGGCGTCTCTGGAACGGGTATTTAACGTAAAAGCTCTTCAGCCGGTGTATCGCCTGTCCCTTTTGACGGCCCTGTCGTTTATGCTGGCGGCCCCGCTTCCCCTTCTGGCCCACCTGGGTCACCCGGAGAGAGCTCTGGAAATGTTCCTGACACCACACACGCAGTCGGCCATGGCCATGTTTGGCTTTGTATACGCCTGGTATCTTGCGGTGGTATTATTGCTGGAAATCTGGTTTGACTACCGTAAGGCGATCGTAATGTGGTCCCGTGAATCGAAAGGTGTCAGGAAGTTCATCTACAAAGTGTTGAGTCTCGGAGCTACAGATACCACAGACGCCGCCGTCAATTTCGATGACAAAATCGGTCGGGTCATCACCATTATCGGTATCCCCTCGGCTTTCTTGCTGCACGGCTATGTCGGTTTCATCTTCGGCTCGGTCAAGGCGAACCCGTGGTGGAGCTCCGTGCTTATGCCGATCGTGTTTCTCTTTTCAGCGATTGTCTCGGGCATCGCTTTGGTGCTGCTCGTCTACATGGTTACAACGATGCTTCGCTGGAAGCAGATAAGCATGACCTGTCTCAACAAGCTGGGGGAATTGCTATTGTATGCCCTTATTGTCGATTTCGCTCTCGAGTTGCTCGATTTCATACATCGCTTATATGAATCGGAAGAATCCATCAATATCCTCCGCGAGATGATCTCAGGGCGGTTATTCATCAGCCTCATCGTCACACAGATTCTACTCGGAACCGCAATCCCCATGCTCTCATTGGCCTGGGCCCGCTTCGGTCGTCTGCCCGATGAAATGCGTAAAATCTTGTTCCTGATCGCTGCTTTCCTTGTTCAAGTTGGTATCTTCAGCACGCGCTGGAATGTCGTGATCGGAGGACAGCTCTTCTCGAAGAGTCTGCGAGGATTAACCGTGTACAAGTTAGAGCTCATGGGCCTTGAGGGTCTGTTCATGGCTATGGCGCTGCTGGCGCTTCCGTTTGTCATCCTCTTTGTCCTCACGAAGTTGTTGCCACCCTGGGCACCATCTGAAGCATCAGTCTCAACCGAGACCTAAATCTCCCAGGATACTTTTCCGTATTTGGGGGAATTTAATGTGGTGAGTGCCTTGGCGCCGAAATTGGCAATACCGGTGTTCTGAAATTCAGTGCGCTTGCGAACTCGACGACGAACAGTTTCCGCACGTCCCGCCACCACACGCCTTGATCTCGCTGGTGATCATGTCGACGCGAATATCGGCTTCCATGCGAATCCCCTTTTCCGTACCTATCACGGAGATAACGATGCACTGGTCAGAAGGTCGAGAAGGAACAAGGCCCAGAAACGCCGAAAGTCCCTGTTGGAGTGCCGCCAGGTGCTTACGGGTGAGAAACTCCCATGTTTCGCTTAGAGTAGGCATAGCGGCCAGCACGGCTTCCGGCTTCGCCTCAAGGACTTCCTGGGCAGGTCTATTTGCCACCAACTTGCGTAACAAAGAGGGGTTTCCTACTGACCCACCACAGGTGAGTTTCGAAAGCGAGTAATGCACCACGCGGTCCTGCTGGTCCAGCGTGACAGTCAGTTGTTCTGTGACATCCTGGCACGGCATCCTTAAATATACTGTCGCTCACCCAAGTCCGTCAAGGTATCTTCCGAAAGGGACTGCTATTACTACAGTGAATACCTTAGGGGCAAGTCACGATGGCTGCCCGGCACCTAACAAGTTGTTCTTTTGTGGTTTTCTTTTTACACGGGGAGTGTATATTGGTGTTGTACGTAGACTGGACCGTCCGGTTTATTCGGACGATATAGCTGATAAGGGAAAGGATGACGTCTATGATTACCGATGTCAATCACCGCGTTCATACCGATAAATGGGGCATTGCCGAGCACGTTATCCGATTGGAGACATCGATCATCCGCGAGATACTAAAGATCTCGTCGCAGCCGGGCGTGATCTCCTTTGCGGGAGGGCTGCCTGCCCCGGAGTTGTTTCCGATCTCTGATCTCAAGAAGATCATGGTGGAGGTGCTGGACAAGTATGGTCCCGCCAGCTTGCAGTACGCGCTCTCTCGCGGCATCACGCCGCTTCGGGAGCTGATCGCAAAGCGTGCGACAGAGCGCGGGACACCATCGGATGTGGACAATATTCTCGTCACGGCGGGCGCGCAGCAAGGGATCGAGCTTCTGGCACGGGCGTTCGTGGACCGGGGCGATTACGTCCTGGTCGAGAACCCTACCTACGTCGGCGCGCTGCAGGCGTTCAATTACTACCAGGCGCGCTACGTGACAGTGGCTATGGATGACGAGGGGATGATCACCGACCAGGTCGAGCAGATGCTCATCAAGTACAAACCGAAACTTATCTACACGGTCTCGAATTTCCAGAATCCGACAGGGATCAGCATGTCGGAAAGCCGGCGCCGGGAGCTGGTCGAGCTGGCGATCAAATACGAAGTGCCCATCATGGATGATAATCCGTATGGCGACATTCGGTTCATGGGACAGCGCATTCCTACCGTTAAGTCGATGGGGGGGGATTCCGTGATCGCACTGCGGACTTTCAGCAAATTGGTCTGTCCGGGCTTCCGGATAGGCTGGATGAACGGCCCCAAACCGATCATGCATCAATTCGAGAAAGTGAAGCAGTGCTCTGACCTTCACACCAATTCGTTCAATCAATATGTGCTCTATGAGTATGTTGTCCGCGGCCTGCTGGAGCCACACATCGAGAAGATCAAAGCCGACTATCTGATGAAGCGGAATCTAATGCTCAAGACGCTGGAGGAGAGCTTCCCTTCGGAAGTCACCTGGACCCGCCCCGAAGGAGGGCTGTTCCTCTGGTTGACCCTTCCGTCTAAAATGTCGGCCAAGGAACTGTTCCCGAAGGCGGTGGCCCAGAAGGTGGCCTATGTGTACGGGTCGCCGTTTTTTGCCAACGGCGGCGGCGACAACACTATGCGCCTCAATTATTCCACGGCGTCTCCGAGCGAGATCGTGGAAGGGATCAATCGGCTGGCCAAGCTGATCAAGGAGAATCTCTGATCGGTTACCTGCGCACAGAAAATCCGTGGGTCAGTATGACAAAAACCCGCCTCAGGGCGGGTTTTTTCATTGCCCATTGAGCTGTCCCGAATAGATTAGCAGGGCGATGAAGATGCTGTTTTTCAAATATCACGCACTCGGCAACAGTTTCCTTGTAGTCGAATCGGGTCCATCCCGGCGGACCCGGACCGAGTTGTCCCGACTGGCCCGGACGATCTGTGATCCGCAGCGAGGGATCGGCGCCGACGGCGTGCTCCATCTGTCTGCACACAAGGGAGTAGATCGCAGGGTGGATGTATACAACGCCGACGGCAGCTGGGCGGAGAGGTCGGGGAACGGGCTTCGGATCGCCGCCTTGTACCTGGCGATGCGCGCTCCAACAAAGCGCCAATTCACATTCCACATGGGGGGCGAGCGATGTGTGGCTGAGCTCACGAATAGAATCTCGGGCGGGCAGTTAGTTCGTGCCGATTTGGGGAAGCCGGACTTTGTTGCTCGCAACGTGCCGATGCGGGCGGATCGGAAATACGTTATCAACAGCCCGATCAAAGTGGGCGGCACGAGGCTCGACCTCACCTGTTTGTCCGTCGGCAACCCGCACTGTGTGTTGTTCGTTGATGGTTTCGACTTCGACTGGAAAAAGCTGGGGCGCGAACTAGAGACGGCATCGATCTTCCCAAAAGGGACAAACGTAGAATTTGTCCGACCGATCTCCCGTCGAAAGCTGCAGGTCAGGGACTGGGAGCGGGGTGTCGGTGCGACGGGATCGTCCGGTACCGGCGCCGCCGCAGCCACCTGTGCGGCAGTCATGCTTGGCCTGGCCGAAAGAAACTGCGAAGTGCAGTTCGAATCCGGCTCGCTCCGGGTGTACTGGCGTCAGGATACCGGCAGCATAGAACTCTCGGGTCCGGTGCAGTTCATCGCACAGGGCGAGTTTCAATTGCCGCCGAAACTCTGATGGCACTCCATGGTATTCGTTCTGGACAATTACGACTCATTCACGTTCAACCTCGTGCAGTATTTTTCTACGCTTGGGGTAGAGGTGAAAGTGGCACTTAATGACCAAGTATCCATCGAGGATGTGCAACGTGTGAGTCCGAGCGCAATTGTGTTGTCACCGGGCCCGGGGCGTCCCGAGAATGCGGGTATCATGAATGCGCTGATCAGGACGTTGGCGGGCTCCTGTCCCATTCTCGGCGTCTGCCTCGGACACCAGGCGATCGCCCAGGTAT
Coding sequences within it:
- the dapF gene encoding diaminopimelate epimerase; protein product: MKMLFFKYHALGNSFLVVESGPSRRTRTELSRLARTICDPQRGIGADGVLHLSAHKGVDRRVDVYNADGSWAERSGNGLRIAALYLAMRAPTKRQFTFHMGGERCVAELTNRISGGQLVRADLGKPDFVARNVPMRADRKYVINSPIKVGGTRLDLTCLSVGNPHCVLFVDGFDFDWKKLGRELETASIFPKGTNVEFVRPISRRKLQVRDWERGVGATGSSGTGAAAATCAAVMLGLAERNCEVQFESGSLRVYWRQDTGSIELSGPVQFIAQGEFQLPPKL
- a CDS encoding ROK family protein gives rise to the protein MSLKVAFAGVDIGGTNIKYGLVDPKGKVLFREQRPTMVEKGAEPLMHLVTNIAERLLYYAADEEFEIKSLGVGTPGAVDTRIGKVISLSPNINGWQGMEIGRILRERLNLPVHVDNDVNAMALAESKFGAGVGYNSVICVAVGTGVGGGIVIDGKIWRGANYTAGEIGHLSIDFDGPKCRCGSRGCLEVYCSSEAMIERVKILLNNQLTPTLEEVLDGNLENLSIKKLFAAVKRGDEIAQQVVDETAGYLGAGLAGVVNLLNPEIVIIGGGIADGGGGFIEAITAEIRKRAFGSAVEKLRVAKATLGNDAGFIGASILGEYKN
- a CDS encoding PLP-dependent aminotransferase family protein → MITDVNHRVHTDKWGIAEHVIRLETSIIREILKISSQPGVISFAGGLPAPELFPISDLKKIMVEVLDKYGPASLQYALSRGITPLRELIAKRATERGTPSDVDNILVTAGAQQGIELLARAFVDRGDYVLVENPTYVGALQAFNYYQARYVTVAMDDEGMITDQVEQMLIKYKPKLIYTVSNFQNPTGISMSESRRRELVELAIKYEVPIMDDNPYGDIRFMGQRIPTVKSMGGDSVIALRTFSKLVCPGFRIGWMNGPKPIMHQFEKVKQCSDLHTNSFNQYVLYEYVVRGLLEPHIEKIKADYLMKRNLMLKTLEESFPSEVTWTRPEGGLFLWLTLPSKMSAKELFPKAVAQKVAYVYGSPFFANGGGDNTMRLNYSTASPSEIVEGINRLAKLIKENL
- a CDS encoding 4Fe-4S dicluster domain-containing protein — its product is MKKLGTDMPRREFLENCSRALPPWLLVFSVVGSAESLVADEEGQYDASKHNYAMGVDIHRCIGCGRCADACKKENKVPLEPTFFRTWVERYIIPTSGEARVDSPNGGIDGFPEPQEDIDVLRTFFVPKLCNHCANPPCVQVCPVGATFESRDGVVLVDDSYCVGCRYCIQACPYGARYLHPEKKVADKCTFCYHRITKGLAPACVEVCPTQARIFGESGQQSSPLRHFLRFNDVSVLKPWLNTSPKVYYANADGEVR
- the nrfD gene encoding NrfD/PsrC family molybdoenzyme membrane anchor subunit is translated as MLFASIAAVQNLPEATGYMYPNEFELHWGLLIVVYPYLTGLVAGAFILASLERVFNVKALQPVYRLSLLTALSFMLAAPLPLLAHLGHPERALEMFLTPHTQSAMAMFGFVYAWYLAVVLLLEIWFDYRKAIVMWSRESKGVRKFIYKVLSLGATDTTDAAVNFDDKIGRVITIIGIPSAFLLHGYVGFIFGSVKANPWWSSVLMPIVFLFSAIVSGIALVLLVYMVTTMLRWKQISMTCLNKLGELLLYALIVDFALELLDFIHRLYESEESINILREMISGRLFISLIVTQILLGTAIPMLSLAWARFGRLPDEMRKILFLIAAFLVQVGIFSTRWNVVIGGQLFSKSLRGLTVYKLELMGLEGLFMAMALLALPFVILFVLTKLLPPWAPSEASVSTET
- a CDS encoding methyltransferase domain-containing protein; translated protein: MHKQSFFEQYAHEYDALTNASTRVDKHRQEVAALIERFNPTRVLDAGCATGLTSSLFAEAGVATVGLDRSRAMLTVARRKFAGASLPLRFQYGRFEALPRSLDVRFDLIVCLANSITGVNSIANLKRSLMNFKRALKPGGALVIQLRNINAIKQGEIVPVRATQHDGILYLRYMERIGSRTILHIVRADLSSRPVTFEPFRNESENFSFAQIRSALRAIGWRHITAYSDLTLKSRFVRHSVDLVFVAYPPTAR